TCGGCCTCTTTCTTTTTCGCTGCCCGTTCCATGGCGATCTCGGCGGCCTGCGCCGCCCGCCGGATTTCGATTTCGCGTTCCTGCTGCAAACGCGCATATTCTTCCTCTTTGCTCAATTCAAGCTTTTGCCGCTCCGCTTCGAGGTTTTTATTTTGAATAGCAACTTTGGTGTCCTGCTCGATGTCATTACGCTTTTTACGGCGCGACTCAATGGCATCAGTGAGCATGGTCAAACCTTCAGCATCGAACGCATTGTCGGGATTGAAGTACTCCTTGCTGGTCTGGTCGAGCCCGGTCAGAGAAACGGATTCCAGCTCAAGGCCGTTTTTCAACAAATCCTCGGAAACCACCTGCTGGACCTTTTGAACAAAATCAACCCGTTTTTCATGCAGCTCTTCCATCGCCATTTCTGCGGCAACGGCACGCAAGGCATCGACGAATTTCCCCTCCACCAACTCTTTAAGCGCTTCGGGCTGGACGGTACGTAGGCCAAGCGTCTGAGCGGCGTTGGCAATCGATTCGGCTTCAGGTTTCACCCGCACATAAAATTCGGCCAACACGTCGACGCGCATACGATCCCGCGTGATCAATGCTTGTTCGTTGGCGCGATGGACGGCAAGTCGCAAGGTATTCATGTTGACTGGAATCGTTTCATGCAACACTGGAAGCACGAGCGCGCCCCCGTTCATGATAATCTTCTGCCCGCCAAAACCAGTCCGAACAAAGGACAGCTCTTTACTCGCTCGCTTGTAAAGCCGGGCAAAAATCATTCCGATCACGATCAGTGCCAGCACGCACACAAGTGCAAATCCGGCAATGGTTATCAACCCATCCATAAACGTTTCTCCTCAAAAATTTTATTTAATCCGCCCGTTGTCGCCGGTTAATCGACCAGGCTCTGATTCACATTTCGGATCGCCCGAAACACACTTGCTTTTTTGCTCACTACCAGCACCTGTTCCCCTTGTTGAAAAGCATCATCAACCACATCAGGTTCGACCATGAGGTAATGAGCCTGACCATGTTTATCAATGAGTTTTCCTTCTGCGGGTGAGCCCTGTTGGGCGGTTCCCAGAGTAATGACGGCAATGCGCCCGATAAACGACTTATCACTGACGGCACTGGTTTCGTCTTTTGGCAAGATATGAGCCAGCCCGCCTCCCAGCACACGGACAACTGGAAGGCTCACGAAAACCGAAAGCAGACTAGCCAGGAACGCGGGTAAAAAGGCACCGAAACTTTTCTGAGCCAGCAGTTGGATACTAAAACCAATCAGACCAAAGGCTGTCAGGAAAATCACCAGCAACATAAGGGCGGGAACCTCGCCGAAACGCAGCCATCCAAGTAAGCGTGACAGGGCAAACGGCGAGCTGCTGTCCGGTAAGTCCGCATCAAAATCAAGGTCCAAATCAGGAACCAAACCCTCCAAAAGCGTTGAAAGCCCCAGACCAAACAACATCCCCACTCCTTCGAGCAAGGCAATCAACAGTAGAATCGCCAGGGAGATCGAAAAAGGGAGATTCGGCCCGGAAGAGATGAATCCCATCATTCGAGATTCTCACCGGCTTTAACAGCGGCGAGGCGCTCCTTGATGCGGTTTTTGCGCGACAACTCCTCCAATTCAGCCAATTTCGCAGCGGCATCCGTCGATCCGGGCTGGCCGGGAAGACCGGTATTTTTCTCCATGATCCGGTCAAAGGCGGACCCGGCCCGGGCCGCTTTTTCAGTATAGTGTGCCTGGGCTGTGCCTTTTGATGCAGATACCGCCGAACAGTGTTCTGTTTTCTGGGCGACAACAAAACGCTGCAACTCTTCTTTCATCTCACGGCGTTTTGCCTGCAGGGCGGCGACAAAACCATTCAGCTCTTTCTCTTGGGCACCTGCTTCGAACACAGCCTTTTCAAGAACAGGAATCTGCGCTTCAATATCCATTTGCTGTGCAATGGCGACCTCGGCCAAATCATCCCGATTCTCAGAAACTGCCAGTTGAATTTTTGCTGAAAGGTCGCTGTGATTTTTGCGGCTTTCGGCCAGGCGTTGCTCGCAAAATGTTTTTGGGCCAGACTTTTTCCCAATTCCGCGCGTACGTCGTCCAAGGCGCTGTCCACTTCGCGAATCGCCTCTTCCATGACCATTTCGGGAGCAACGTTCTCAATCGCGTCCATCAAGGCGTTCATACTGCTGCTGACAATGCGTCCAACCCTGCCGGTGATGCTCTCTTTCATCCGTTTTCTCTCCTTTTTCGGTAAAAATGGGGGCGTTGTAATCAAAATGATTTCCGCTCCAGACCATAGTGTTGCAGAATATCGAACACTTTTTTCCCCAACGGCAGCTCAAAGGGTTCATGTTCCGTCTCGCTTTCAACCTTGCGTGACATCTCCTCTAGACATTGGAGCATCTCATGGGCGGTCCAGTTAAAGTAAACCCCGGCCTCAAACAGATAACGACCGATAACGCCCTGCTCCCCTCCCGACAGTGACAGACGCTTTGTGGCAATAAAACGGCTCAACGTTGCAAACGCATCTTCCACCCAGTTGCCGTCGGGATGCTCGACATAACCGTCAACAACCGGCGCTCCCAGGTCAAAAAAAAGCAGGCCGCTCTCTTCGTCCCGGTCAAGGAAATACTGTCGCGACGGGTTGTAATTGATCTGATAACAATCGAAAAAACTTTTGGCAGGAATGACCGCACCAACATCCCGATAAGAAAGCCTCACAGTGCCGGGAATATCCGGTGAGGCAAAAAATTGCAGCCCCACCCTTTTGGCGTCACGGTCGTAATACAAACTGCAAAAGCCCAATCCGTTCAGAGTGAAGGCATTCATCGTTCCTTTGCTGAGATGAAGGACACCTTGTTTCCAGACGGAGATTTTTTTTGACAGCCGCTCTCCGGGGCGTTCGAAGCGTTCATAAGCCATTGGCAGCACCCTCAATTTATGAGTTCTTGTTTATATTGTCAGCAGTCAACCATCTTGTCAATGTACTTCATTTAATTTGTCATTTTGAACAATAACACAGCAAACCGAAGATAACATATTGTTTCTAGAAGAAATTTTTAAAAACAAGCCCTAAGTAAAAACTATACTCCATCGACAATAAATAATTTTTCCCTATAAGAATAAATAATTTTGCTGATCAAAAAGGCAATCAACAGCATTTCTACTTCAGCCCTGTTTTACCAAGGCTCTCGTAGCACGGCATTCGTTCATCGACAAGAAAAGGGATGGGAGGAAACAGTTCTTCAGTAATGCGGACAGCAGGAAAGACAGGGAACCAGCGAGAACACGCGGAGACAGCAGATCAAGGACAAAAAAACAGTTGGACAGCGATGAAATCGCGTCTTTCTTGCCACAGCATCGACACAGAAAACCGACGGAAGCAAAACGTTTCGCCATGAGCTGGGCAAAAGACTCATGACGGTTGTGAGTTGTGAGTTGTGAGTTGTGAGTTGTGAGTTGTGAGTTGTGAGTTGTGAGTTGTGAGTTGTGAGGACCGCTTATCATCAGGTAACGACGCGACTCAAACGTATTTTCCCGTATCAGCCGGGCACAGAACGATCTTCACCGAAAAAAAGAATAGACCTCCTCGTCGACCTCAAGATCGTCATATTGGGGGCCGACAACCTGATACGTCCCCTGTCTGATCCGGTCAATCAACGCCTGCCGTTGCTCTCTTTTCATTGAATGACCGACCGTTCCCTGCCTGACCCAGTGCCCCTCAGCATCACGATCATAGAGTTCCGGCGCCAACCATTGATCGCGCATATCAAAAAAGATCAACTCCTCGACATCATCGCGATCAAGGTCGACAGGCAAAACGTAGCAGGTTTCCGTTCGGCACTGCCCGTCATCCAATATTTGAGAAAAGTCCTTGGGGACAGTGGCCTTGCCATCGACGGTTTCCACCTGCGGAAACGCGGCGCTGCCATCACTTTGTTTTTGCTTTTGCCATTGGTAATAGGTTTGGGCTTCGTTCACGGCAATGAGCCATGTTCTAAAGGCATCCTTGAGAGGATGGTCAGCGGGCAACGTGTTGAGCTGTTGCAAGTAGTTCAAACCGGGCTGGCCGAGGCGAAACTTAAGGGCACCGAAATCAAAATTCGCTGCTGAAACTTTTCCCGTCAACAGGCGATGGTATTGATTCCGGGCGCTCCACGCCACGGGATTCAGCAGCGGGCTATGAACGAGAAGGATCAGGATGCAAATCGCTAACGCAATGATCTGATTGCCCGGGCGGATCAGGCCAAGCCACGATGACGACCTCCTGAAAACAGCGAGCGAATAAACCAGACTGTAGCAGGTGGCGACAACGACCAAAACCATCAACAGGAAGCGGTTGGGGGTCAGGCCGTACTGATCAATACGCAGATATACGGAATAAGCACCGATCAGTGCGTACACGGGCAGCAGCACCAAGGCAAGCTCAAACAGGCGCGCCAAGCCTCCATGCAGTGGTCGCGCTGCGCCATCTTGGAAGATGCCGTTTATGAACAGAAGATTGGTGCCGAGCAAACAGAGCAGAACAGGTGTGGAATAACCAGTATCCCAGATCGGCTGTAAGCCGGTAAAGGGCAGGCTGAGGCCTAAAAGAACGGTAATCACCGCCGAGAGCGGCATCAGGAAAAAGCACAACGACAGTGCGATATGGCGCAATGCGCCAATCACCTGGTCATGTTTTCGCGTGAGACGGATACCCAACGAAAACACCACGGCCAAGCTCAGCCAAGGGAACACACCATTAAAGAACACAATCTCGAACAGCGCGATACCGACCATTTTGAATAGCATGACCCACAACACGATCAGCAGCCAGTAGGCCAGGGTCAACAGTGCCGCCACCAGCAGGATAAAAAAATTATCCCAACTGTGCTGGTAAAGATCCGCGTAACGATAACGGCCGTGGCGACGTGTCGGCCACGCCTGCACAAAAGGAATCAGAATATAGACCAGCAGGACGGAACAAATCGTCCAACTGGTCATTAAAACGCTCGTGCCGCGGTTGGACGATTGCGAACCTCCCGGCACCTGCCACATCAACCACGCCGATACTGCTGCGACAAGACCAGCCAAAAGTAGCGTCAGAACAAACTGCTGCCGATTAAAGCGCTCCCCTGCGGTCAATTGGACGCTCAGTCCGATGACGGCAATGGCTGTCATGGCGGCCAGAATCGCCGCTGCAGCAAGAGGAGAGTTTTTCGGCCACAAAGCCAGCCCCAAACTTCCGGCAAGGCCTTGAACAAGACCGACAAAAAGAGATAGGAGGAGTCCGAGATCTAGCAAAAACGGGCGTTTAGTCATAAGGAGAATCCGGGCGGAATAGATCGAAGGGCACGATGAAACGGACGATGTCAAAAAATCAAATGCAGCCGAAAACACACAAAAACCTGCTCAAGGGCTTGCGAAACAATCTTCACCCAAGAGACAAAACGGGGGCCGGTTACACCTTGTTCAGGGCAAAATGCGCAGCTGCTTTTTCGGCAATTGTCCGGCCAATACTTAACGATGCCGTCGCTGCCGGAGACGGAGCATTGAGCACATGAATCTGCCCCGGTTCCTCGAGAATTTTGAAATCGTCGAGCAGGGAGCCGTCTTCAGCCACAGCCTGAGCACGCACACCGGCACCACCGCGCACGATATCCTCTCCGACCAGGTCCGGCATCAGCTTTTGCAGATCAGCAACAAATTTACGTTTGGAAAACGAGCGATGGTATTCGTGTAAGCCGACGCGCCAGAAACGCCGTGCTACGGACAAAAAACCGGGATAGGTCAGCGTGTCCAATGTGTCCCGCAATGAAAAACTGCTTCGCCGGTAGCCTTCGCGCTTAAACGCCAAGACCGCATTGGGGCCAGCTTCCACCTCACCATGGATCATGCGCGTATAATGAACGCCGAGAAAAGGGAATTTGGCATCGGGCACCGGATAGATCAGATGCTTGACTTTCGAACGGCACTGCTCGGCAAGCGTGTAGTACTCACCACGAAACGGCACAATCCGCATATGCGGTTGCGTCCCACACATCAGGGCAATGCGGTCACACTGCAACCCGGCACAGTTAATAACAAAGGGCGTGTCAATCGGGCCTTGGCTGGTATGCAGCACAAAGCCCTGCTCAGCCCGCTCAACCCGCTGCACCTCACAGTTCAGACGAACGTCACCGCCACGTTCACGAATGAGGCGGGCATAGGTTTCCACTACTTTGACAAAATCGACAATGCCGGTTTCCGGCACCAGCAGCCCAGCGACCCCCCGCACATGGGGTTCTCGACGACTAATCCCTTCGCTGTCAAGACGTTCAATCCCTTTGAGCCCATTGGCAAGGCCACGTCGCTCCAGCTCATCCAGTGCAGGAAGTTCCTCTTCGCTGGTGGCAACAACAACTTTTCCACACTGTTCATGCGGGATCGCGTGCTCTGCACAGAAGGCATAGAGCGCATCACGTCCCTCAACACAGTTTTTCGCCTTGAGTGAGCCTGGCCGATAGTAGAGACCGGAATGAATGACGCCACTATTATTGCCCGTTTGATGCGCGGCAAGAGACGCTTCTTTTTCAACGATCAGGACACGACAGTCTTTGACCTGAGTGACCAAAGAAAGAGCGGTTGCAGTACCGACAATACCGCCACCGATGACAACGACATCACATGACATAGCACAATCCTGAACGATTTATGACTTGGATTCGGCTTCCTTGATCATATCTGCAACCTGGAGACGCACATCATCAATATGCACACGAACGATTTCGCCATGTTCCCGTTCACTGCGCACCAGACCTTCTGAGGCCCAGAACTTCAACGTTGTTGACTTGATGCCGAACTTTTCCGCTGCTGATTCAATCTCATACCAGGTTTTCACCAATGCCATCACGATCCTCCTTTCGTATCCACAGACAGCTCAGGGAGTGGCCGTCTTTATCATTAGTATATCTCGTATACACCACCTGCCCAGTCAAAGCAAAAAAATCTCTCATTATTCTAAAAGAAGAGAAGCCCGACAGACCAACTTCACAGTTACGCCCCTGCAATAAACGGTCACTTCAGCCACAGACGTTCATCGGCATCACTGCCGCAGGCAATATTTAATGAATGGAACACATTCGTGCGCAGACGAGACAAAAAGCAGTAAAGTCACCACGCAATGTTGTCGATAGGTGATAAAGACACACACTTTTCACGCGCCTGAGATTGAAGCTGTTTTCCATTTTATCCGAGCCAGGGATTTGCTTATGGGACCGGGAATTCTGGTCGCTGCGTTATCTGCGGCAACACGCCAGACCATCATAGAAGCCTTAAAAGAGACCTCCCCCTTTACCCAATATTTCGAAACGAACAGCGGTGTCGAAGCGCTGGACGTTCTGGGCAAAGACCCCATCGACGTCGTTGTTTGCGGCTTGCAGATCTACCAGTTGTCCGGCATTGAGGTGTTGCGCCGCATGCAACAGGATCCGGAATTATGCGATATCCCTTTCATCATCCTTGCTGATGACAATCGCACAAAGACCAAAATCAATCTTCTCGAGCAGGGAGCCAGTGATTACATTGTTCAACCGGTGGACATCGGCGAGCTTGTGGCACGGATTAAAGTTCAATTGAAAGTCAAGACGCTGCAAGACAACCTGAAACGCAGTAATCGTCTATTGCTCAACTTGTCCAGTACCGATTCTCTGACTCAACTCTACAACCGGCGTGTTCTGATGCGTACGTTACGTAGAGAGCTGGAACGTCAGAAGCGTAGCGGGGAACCGTTTTCACTGCTGATGGTGGATGTTGATCACTTCAAAATGATCAATGATGAATTCGGCCATATCAATGGAGACACGGTTCTGGTCAATCTGGCACGCATGCTGCGGAGCTACCTGCGGCCTTATGATGTGCCCACCCGTTTTGGCGGCGAAGAGTTCGCACTGGTGCTTCCAAATACACAGATGAACAGTGCCTATGATGTTGCTCAGAGATTAAGACTGGCAGCTAAGGAGTTGCGTTTCAGCGGTGATATACGCGATCTGGAAATCACCATCAGTATTGGTGTGGCCACCAGTCCCGGTGAAGGTGTAGAGTCCGAAGATGAGCTGTTACGCCAAGCTGACGATGCGCTCTACGCCGCGAAGAACGCCGGGCGCGACCAGGTGGTCTGCGCCCCGCAACGATCAGAAAAACAACAGGCAGGAGAACCGGATATTGCCTGAACAACCACCAACTCTATAAATCGTTGAGCAGACGATAGAGTTTCTTTTGGATATCCCAAACTTTATGCGCAGCAGCCAGTTGCTGCTCTTCAAGAAGTAGACGACCACGATCCAGAAGATTATGGGCATCAAGCAGGACCGGACTGAGTTCAGATTCAATCTTCATCCGCGGAATCGCGCCCACATCTTCGGCCATCCCGGCCAACATTTTCTGAGCCTGTTCAATGACGCGTAACGCCCGTGTTGCGCTAGAGGTTGCTTCATCATTTTCAAAGGCTTTTATCATCACACCAACTTCATCAACCAGATCACGATAACGCTCGGAAATACTCATCACGACACTCCTTTTCTATAAACCATGCTCAGGTCGACTGTAGCAAAGATGGACAATGAAATTTTCAGATTATTGGCTGCGCCCATACTAGTTGAAAGACACCCTGAAAAACAACGGCAAACCGATAAAAAAGTTGACTTTAGAGTATACGGACGTTAGTTTTTTGTTTAAAAAAATGTGAAAGCCCTGGGGGAGTTTATTACTGAGAGTCCTGTTGCAGGACGACCCTTAGAACCTGATCCGGATTATACCGGCGTAGGGAAGCGGCGCTCGATACGGGTATTTTCCCGTCGAAGGTCGCTTTCGCGACCTTTTTCTGTTTTAGGGCGAAATCCGCCCGGTCACAAATCATGATTATTATTCTAAACGAAAACAGAATGCAGGTAGAAGACAGTCAGAGTCTCTATGACCTGCGAGATCAGATCAAGCCGAAGGCGGATGTGTTGATCTGTAACGGCATGCCGGTACAGAGCGATCGCATTCTGCAGCCCTTCGACCACGTCATCCTTATCCAACGTGGCGAGATTCCTTCAGAAGCGGAACTGGAGTCCTTTCTGGTCGCACGCCATACGCCGGAAGTTCACGAGCCACTGAAACAGGCCACAATCGGCATTGCCGGAGCGGGTGGACTCGGCACATCAATTGCCATTGCCCTGGCCCGCGCAGGCATTGGTCGTATCATCATCGCCGATTATGATGTCGTGGAACCTTCAAACCTGAACCGCCAGCAATTTTTCGTCGATCAGATCGGCATGAACAAAGTTGATGCCCTTAAAGACAACCTGAAACGGATCAATCCGTTTATGACTGTTGATGCCGAACATCGCTTTCTGACGTCACAAAACCTGACAAACCTGTTCGCCGGAGTCAACATCCTCGTTGAAGCGGTGGACTGCGCTGAAACCAAGGCAATGATCACCGGGCACTGGTTGCGCACCTATCCCGACATCCCTCTGGTGGCCGGCTCGGGAATGGCCGGCTACGGTCCCGGTAACACCATTCGCACCCGACGTGCCATGGGCCAGCTGTATCTGTGCGGAGACGGCACCAGCGAAGTCGAGGCGGGACAGGGGCTCATGGCGCCACGCGTTGGTATTGCCGCCCACCACCAGGCCAACGTGGTCATTCGCCTGTTACTCGGCCTCGACCCCGTTGAGGAGGACGCATAACATGGACATCATCGTCAACAACCAAACCCGGACGATCAACTCAGGTTCGACTCTTGCTGAGCTGATTGCCGATATGGGCCTCGATGCGGCGCGCATCGCGGTCGAATACAATCGCGACATCCTGACCCGCGAACAACTGCCGGAGATTTCCCTGAACGAGGGAGATGTAATCGAGATCGTCAACTTTGTCGGTGGCGGTTAAGCCTACGCTGTTCACAACACGATCTCGTCTGCAATTTTATTTATCCGTGACGGACAGAATTTCGCCACGAGAAAGGGTATCACCATGGATCAACTGACCATTGCCGGTCGTACGTTCCGTTCCCGCCTGATGGTCGGAACCGGTAAATTCGCTTCAAATCAACAAATGGCCCAAACCATTGCCGCCTCTGGTGCTGAAATCGTGACCGTGGCTCTTCGCCGCGTCAATGTCGAAGATCAACAGGACGACCTGCTCAACCATATCGACCGCGACAAGTACCTGCTGCTGCCCAACACCAGCGGTGCCCGCGATGCCGAAGAAGCGATCCGCCTTGCCCGTCTGGCACGCGCCGCCGGATGTGAGCCGTGGGTCAAGCTGGAAGTCACTCCGGATCCTTATTATTTGCTGCCCGATCCCATCGAAACGCTGAAGGCCGCCGAGGTTCTCGTCAAAGAAGGTTTTATCGTCCTGCCTTATATCAATGCCGACCCGGTGCTGGCCAAGCACCTTCAAGAGGTCGGGGTCGCAACCGTCATGCCTCTTGGAGCACCGATCGGGACCAACAAAGGTTTAAAAACCCGTGATAACGTCGCCATCATCATTGAGCAGGCCATCGTTCCCGTCGTCGTGGATGCCGGGCTTGGCGCTCCGTCCCATGCTGCGGAAGCCATGGAACTTGGAGCGGATGCGGTTCTGGTTAACACGGCCATGGCGGTTGCCGGTAATCCAATCATGATGGCAGAAGCCTTCGGCAAAGCCGTGGAAGCCGGACGCATGGGCTATCTGGCTGGCCTCGGCAAACAGCGCAATCAGGCCGAAGCCTCCAGCCCTCTCACCGGATTTTTACGGGAGGAATAATCATCATGAGCTTTGCCGACGAAATACTGAACTATCCGGCCGAACAGATTCGTGAACAGATGGACAAAACCACGAGCCTTCAGGTTGAACAGGCCTTGGCTGCTGAACGTCTGACGCCCAACGACTACCTGACGCTACTGTCACCCGCGGCACTTGATTATCTTGAGCCCATGGCTCAAAGAGCGCATCAAGTCACCCGCCAGCGTTTCGGCAACATCATCCAGCTCTATACGCCGCTCTATCTTTCTAACGAATGCAGTAACGGGTGTAAATACTGCGGGTTTAACGCCAGCAACAAAATCCCCCGGGCCACTCTTACTTTTGATCAGGTTGAGCAGGAGGCTCAGATCATCCACGACTACGGCTTTCGCGCCATTTTACTGCTTACCGGCGAGCACACCACGATGGCCGACAACAGTTACTTGGCCACAGCGGTAGAACGGATCAAACCGCTGTTCAGTTCCATCAGTATCGAGGTCTACCCGATGGATACGGACGGCTACAAACAGATGGTGGCTGCCGGGGTGGATGGACTGACGCTCTATCAAGAGACCTACGACCCGGTGCTCTACGAACAACTGCATCCGTTTGGCAAAAAACGCGATTACCGCTATCGCCTTGAAGCGCCGGACCGTGCCGGTGAAGCCGGTCTCCGTCGCATCGGCGTCGGCGCCCTGCTCGGACTCGGCCCCTTTGAAAGCGAGGCCTTTTATACCGGTCTGCACGCCTATTACCTGGCGCACCGCTACTGGCGCAGCCATGTCAGCATCTCGTTTCCCCGCATCCGTCCGGCGGATGGCGGCTTTGCCCCGATCAATCCGGTCAACGACAAACAGCTGGTTCAGGCGGTGTGTGCCTCACGCCTGCTGATTCCGGATGCCGCCCTGTTCCTGTCCACCCGTGAAAGCGCTCAATTCCGTGACAGCCTCATGCCGCTGGGCATCACCCATATGAGTGCCGGGTCCTGTACCGCTCCCGGTGGTCATGCCGAGCAGGGTAAGAACAAGGAACAATTTGTCATTGACGATGACCGCACTCCGGAACAAATGAGTGAAGTGATCCGGGCCAAAGGCTATGAAGCGGTGTGGAAAGACTGGGATAGTGCCTTTCTCAATGCATCGTCCATGTAATGATGACGGTCGATTTCTCCCTCTATCTGATCACGGATCGTCACAAAGTGACCACCCCCACCTTGCAGGACGCTGTGGAAGCGGCCTTGCAGGGAGGGGTGCGGGCCGTTCAGTTACGGGAAAAAGACCTGTCGTCCGTCGAGCTCTACGATCTCGCTGTTTCTCTGCGACGGTTAACCTCCCGTCATCAGGCAAAACTTCTGATCAATGACCGCATCGATATTGCGCTGGCTGCAAACGCCGACGGTGTCCATTTGACAGAACAATCACTGCCGGTGAACATCGCGCGCCAACTCATCGGTCCGGACAGGCTGCTGGCGGTCTCCACTCACCACCTTGATAAAGCCTTGTCCTGTGCACAACAGGGCGCCGACTTTATCACCTTTAGCCCCATCTACGACACGCCATCCAAATTACACTACGGCCCGCCGCAAGGACTCGAAAGATTACGCGAAGTCTGCCGTCGTAGTACCATTCCGGTCTTTGCTCTCGGGGGCATCACGGCCCAGCGATGGCATGACGTGAAAACCGCCGGTGCACAAGGATGCGCCGTCATTTCAGCCATCATCGGTCAGCAAGACCCAAAAACGGCTGCAGAAACGTTCCTCAGCGCCTAACAGACTGGTGTCAATACAACTCCAATGGGTTCACCTCATAGAGAAGCTAGCCAGACACGCTTGACAAACAGCGATGGTTTTTACATGGTGTCTTTAGAAAGAAACCCCATTCTTTTCATCAAGGAGCCCATCAATGAAACTATGCTTTCCTATCACCGAAGATAACGGTCTCGACAGTCGCGTCTTCAGCCATTTTGGCGTGACCCCCAATATACTGGTCGTCAATACGGAAACACAGGAATTAGACGTCGTTGCAGTTCACACACCGGAAGAGGAAGGCGGCCTCAATAAAGTGATCAGCTCTCTCAAAGCCATCGCACCTGACGGCATTGCCCTGGCAGGGATCGGCCAGGGCGCACTGGATCGCCTTCGTCAACAAGGTTTCAAGGTCTATCGCGCAGAAGAGACCGTCTGCGCGACCTTGGACAATCTGGCTCAAGGTGCGTTGCAGGAATGGCCGGACACAACCACGTGCACCGGCCTGGATGATGCGACCCTCGAAGAACTCAGTCGGGTCACCGGTTTGGACATTACCATCGACAAATCGTGCTAAACATCCATCGGCGGCATGCATCAGTACATATCATGATGCGTGCCGCCTTCGCTCTGCCAGATCACACCCGTCTTCTCTTTGGTGCTTTCTGCTCACAAGGAACTGCCGTCGTACATAAACCACAGCCGGAAATATCAACACCAAAACGTTCATTACACTGGGGATTGACCTCCGTGCGCGTATAGTCGTGACACATTCGTTTATCGTGCCCCTGAGAAGAGATGGCCGCTGCAGGACAGCGCTTGATACACACCCCACAGCTCCCATCCTGATAAAAAGAGCACCGTGCATAAGGATCATCACTGATCCGCCGTGTGCGGGGTAACACCGCACTGGTCACAACGCTACCGACGCGGTGAGCGACACCCGCATCACTGATAAACGCATCACTCAGACCAAAGCTGCCCATACCGGCGACAAATGCCGCATGACGTTCCGACCAGTTCGAGGTACAGGTATCATAATCCGCCTGCCATTGTTCCAACAGCAATGGTGCAGCAGCCTGAAAGCCCTGATCTGAAAAAAACCGTTGCGCCCTGCGACGAAGGTCCTGATTGATCTGTTCGCCAAAGTGACGGGTGTGAGCCCACTGTTGCGACGGATACTGGCGTTGCTGCCGATTGGCAAGAATCGTGTCTTTAATGATCGGCAAAATCCAGACGATAACAGTTCCCTGCTCTGCCGCAGCACCATAACGGCAGGCAAGCACTTCACGTGGCGTCATATGGTCGGGACCGATGATCTTTTTGAAGCGCTCAAACAGGACATCA
This is a stretch of genomic DNA from uncultured Desulfuromonas sp.. It encodes these proteins:
- a CDS encoding YqiJ family protein; the encoded protein is MMGFISSGPNLPFSISLAILLLIALLEGVGMLFGLGLSTLLEGLVPDLDLDFDADLPDSSSPFALSRLLGWLRFGEVPALMLLVIFLTAFGLIGFSIQLLAQKSFGAFLPAFLASLLSVFVSLPVVRVLGGGLAHILPKDETSAVSDKSFIGRIAVITLGTAQQGSPAEGKLIDKHGQAHYLMVEPDVVDDAFQQGEQVLVVSKKASVFRAIRNVNQSLVD
- a CDS encoding DUF4153 domain-containing protein, with the protein product MTKRPFLLDLGLLLSLFVGLVQGLAGSLGLALWPKNSPLAAAAILAAMTAIAVIGLSVQLTAGERFNRQQFVLTLLLAGLVAAVSAWLMWQVPGGSQSSNRGTSVLMTSWTICSVLLVYILIPFVQAWPTRRHGRYRYADLYQHSWDNFFILLVAALLTLAYWLLIVLWVMLFKMVGIALFEIVFFNGVFPWLSLAVVFSLGIRLTRKHDQVIGALRHIALSLCFFLMPLSAVITVLLGLSLPFTGLQPIWDTGYSTPVLLCLLGTNLLFINGIFQDGAARPLHGGLARLFELALVLLPVYALIGAYSVYLRIDQYGLTPNRFLLMVLVVVATCYSLVYSLAVFRRSSSWLGLIRPGNQIIALAICILILLVHSPLLNPVAWSARNQYHRLLTGKVSAANFDFGALKFRLGQPGLNYLQQLNTLPADHPLKDAFRTWLIAVNEAQTYYQWQKQKQSDGSAAFPQVETVDGKATVPKDFSQILDDGQCRTETCYVLPVDLDRDDVEELIFFDMRDQWLAPELYDRDAEGHWVRQGTVGHSMKREQRQALIDRIRQGTYQVVGPQYDDLEVDEEVYSFFR
- the lhgO gene encoding L-2-hydroxyglutarate oxidase, yielding MSCDVVVIGGGIVGTATALSLVTQVKDCRVLIVEKEASLAAHQTGNNSGVIHSGLYYRPGSLKAKNCVEGRDALYAFCAEHAIPHEQCGKVVVATSEEELPALDELERRGLANGLKGIERLDSEGISRREPHVRGVAGLLVPETGIVDFVKVVETYARLIRERGGDVRLNCEVQRVERAEQGFVLHTSQGPIDTPFVINCAGLQCDRIALMCGTQPHMRIVPFRGEYYTLAEQCRSKVKHLIYPVPDAKFPFLGVHYTRMIHGEVEAGPNAVLAFKREGYRRSSFSLRDTLDTLTYPGFLSVARRFWRVGLHEYHRSFSKRKFVADLQKLMPDLVGEDIVRGGAGVRAQAVAEDGSLLDDFKILEEPGQIHVLNAPSPAATASLSIGRTIAEKAAAHFALNKV
- a CDS encoding MerR family transcriptional regulator, producing the protein MALVKTWYEIESAAEKFGIKSTTLKFWASEGLVRSEREHGEIVRVHIDDVRLQVADMIKEAESKS
- a CDS encoding diguanylate cyclase; this translates as MGPGILVAALSAATRQTIIEALKETSPFTQYFETNSGVEALDVLGKDPIDVVVCGLQIYQLSGIEVLRRMQQDPELCDIPFIILADDNRTKTKINLLEQGASDYIVQPVDIGELVARIKVQLKVKTLQDNLKRSNRLLLNLSSTDSLTQLYNRRVLMRTLRRELERQKRSGEPFSLLMVDVDHFKMINDEFGHINGDTVLVNLARMLRSYLRPYDVPTRFGGEEFALVLPNTQMNSAYDVAQRLRLAAKELRFSGDIRDLEITISIGVATSPGEGVESEDELLRQADDALYAAKNAGRDQVVCAPQRSEKQQAGEPDIA
- the thiF gene encoding sulfur carrier protein ThiS adenylyltransferase ThiF, translating into MIIILNENRMQVEDSQSLYDLRDQIKPKADVLICNGMPVQSDRILQPFDHVILIQRGEIPSEAELESFLVARHTPEVHEPLKQATIGIAGAGGLGTSIAIALARAGIGRIIIADYDVVEPSNLNRQQFFVDQIGMNKVDALKDNLKRINPFMTVDAEHRFLTSQNLTNLFAGVNILVEAVDCAETKAMITGHWLRTYPDIPLVAGSGMAGYGPGNTIRTRRAMGQLYLCGDGTSEVEAGQGLMAPRVGIAAHHQANVVIRLLLGLDPVEEDA